A genomic stretch from Corynebacterium sp. 21KM1197 includes:
- a CDS encoding ECF transporter S component: MSLSLSLPRRILALAGVVCIVATWLYLVLVRPADWESVGGSASAIITLAGYVGGAVLLLAATLPAVPVRTISLIPVALVLNIVVGEIVGSVGIPLYLDSLGTVLVAALAGPLVGLATGTLSSVVWGLINPAALPFAAASALVGGLAGWLLNNKKVVRTWWATALSGALVGIICGMIAAPVAAFVYGGTAGVGTGALVSAFRAMGNSLLGSVTLQSFISDPLDKILVFLLVRQAVMALPKRTVAQLRGEGA, translated from the coding sequence ATGAGCCTGTCACTGAGCCTGCCCCGCCGTATCCTCGCCCTCGCGGGCGTGGTGTGCATCGTTGCCACCTGGCTTTACCTGGTTCTTGTTCGGCCCGCCGATTGGGAATCCGTGGGCGGTTCCGCCTCCGCGATCATCACGCTGGCCGGATATGTGGGCGGCGCGGTGTTGCTCCTGGCCGCCACCCTCCCCGCGGTGCCGGTGCGCACCATTTCCTTGATCCCGGTGGCCCTGGTGCTCAACATCGTGGTGGGGGAGATCGTGGGCAGCGTGGGGATACCGCTCTACCTGGATTCCCTGGGCACCGTCCTGGTGGCGGCGCTGGCCGGGCCCCTGGTGGGCCTGGCCACCGGAACCCTTAGCTCCGTGGTCTGGGGCCTGATTAATCCCGCCGCGCTGCCCTTTGCCGCGGCGAGCGCCCTGGTGGGCGGCCTGGCTGGCTGGCTGCTGAATAACAAGAAGGTGGTGCGCACCTGGTGGGCCACGGCGCTCTCCGGCGCGCTGGTGGGGATCATCTGCGGCATGATCGCGGCCCCGGTGGCGGCCTTTGTGTATGGCGGCACCGCTGGGGTGGGCACGGGTGCCCTGGTTTCCGCCTTCCGAGCGATGGGCAATAGCCTGCTGGGCTCGGTGACCTTGCAGTCCTTCATCTCCGATCCCCTGGATAAGATCCTGGTATTCCTCCTGGTACGCCAGGCCGTCATGGCGCTGCCCAAGCGCACGGTGGCGCAGTTGCGGGGTGAGGGTGCCTAG